Proteins from a single region of Flavobacterium sp. K5-23:
- the gldA gene encoding gliding motility-associated ABC transporter ATP-binding subunit GldA, which yields MSIEVNNISKSYGAQKALDNISFSINKGEIVGFLGPNGAGKSTLMKILTTYIHSDEGSAVVNGHDVNSEPKAVQLSIGYLPEHNPLYLDLYVREYLSFNADVYKVAKSRIEEVIQLTGLSTESHKKIGQLSKGYRQRVGLANALLHNPDVLILDEPTTGLDPNQLIEIRNVIKNVGKDKTVFLSTHIMQEVEAICDRVIIINNGKIVADKKMDNLISEDKEQVIEVEFDYKIEEQAIAKIENLTSYKNTHDMIWELTFTTDKDMRPAVFDFATANGLKTLQLNQKNKNLEAVFREITKK from the coding sequence ATGTCAATAGAAGTAAATAACATCTCCAAAAGTTACGGTGCCCAAAAAGCACTAGACAACATTTCCTTTTCTATAAACAAAGGAGAAATTGTTGGTTTTTTAGGTCCAAATGGAGCTGGAAAATCTACATTAATGAAAATATTGACAACTTACATCCATTCAGATGAAGGTTCAGCTGTTGTAAATGGTCACGATGTAAATTCAGAACCAAAAGCAGTTCAGCTTTCCATAGGGTATTTACCAGAACATAATCCGCTGTATTTGGATTTGTATGTGAGAGAGTATCTGTCTTTTAATGCTGATGTGTATAAAGTGGCTAAATCCCGAATCGAAGAAGTGATTCAACTGACAGGATTAAGCACAGAAAGTCATAAAAAAATAGGACAATTATCGAAAGGGTACCGCCAGCGTGTGGGACTTGCCAATGCTTTGTTGCATAATCCTGATGTTTTGATTCTGGACGAACCTACAACTGGTCTAGACCCGAATCAATTAATCGAGATTCGGAACGTGATTAAAAACGTGGGAAAAGACAAAACCGTTTTTCTATCAACGCATATTATGCAAGAAGTGGAAGCGATTTGTGACCGCGTGATTATCATCAACAACGGAAAAATAGTTGCCGACAAAAAAATGGATAACTTAATCTCAGAAGACAAAGAACAAGTTATTGAAGTAGAGTTTGATTATAAAATCGAAGAGCAAGCAATTGCTAAAATCGAAAATCTTACTTCTTATAAAAATACCCACGATATGATTTGGGAATTGACCTTTACAACTGACAAAGATATGCGCCCTGCCGTTTTTGATTTTGCCACAGCAAATGGTTTAAAAACTTTGCAACTTAATCAGAAAAATAAAAATCTAGAGGCAGTGTTCAGGGAGATTACGAAAAAGTAG